The Astatotilapia calliptera chromosome 14, fAstCal1.2, whole genome shotgun sequence genome includes a region encoding these proteins:
- the LOC113036670 gene encoding somatostatin-2-like yields MDFCLTCKSEFLHHLAARRLSISHAASCDPQEEEHQASKGQHPQHQDQREPRTRTSTRTSRRNQTSTSMQCVRCPAILVLMALVLCSTGVSSQPDRDQLQDPDLELELELRNHRLLQRPRSAGFLSQEWSKRAVEDLLAQMSLPEADVQREAEATGGRMNLERSADQPNSIPPRERKAGCKNFYWKGLTSC; encoded by the exons ATGGACTTTTGTTTAACTTGTAAGTCAGAGTTCCTTCATCACCTTGCAGCTCGCCGGCTGTCAATCAGCCACGCGGCATCATGTGACCCACAGGAGGAGGAGCACCAGGCTTCAAAAGGGCAGCACCCACAGCACCAGGACCAGAGAGAGCCAAGAACCAGAACCAGCACCAGGACCAGCAGAAGAAACCAGACCAGCACCA GTATGCAGTGTGTACGTTGTCCCGCCATTTTGGTTCTCATGGCACTGGTTCTGTGCAGTACCGGAGTTTCCTCTCAGCCAGACAGAGACCAGCTGCAGGACCCGGACctggagctggagctggagctgcGCAATCATCGGCTGCTGCAACGACCTCGCAGCGCAGGGTTCCTGTCACAG GAGTGGAGTAAACGTGCGGTGGAGGACCTGCTCGCTCAGATGTCTCTGCCTGAGGCCGACGTCCAGCGGGAAGCTGAGGCAACAGGCGGGAGGATGAACCTGGAGCGGTCTGCCGACCAACCCAACAGCATACCCCCCCGCGAACGCAAGGCCGGCTGCAAGAACTTCTACTGGAAGGGCCTCACTTCCTGTTAA